A window of the Euwallacea fornicatus isolate EFF26 chromosome 15, ASM4011564v1, whole genome shotgun sequence genome harbors these coding sequences:
- the Tnks gene encoding poly [ADP-ribose] polymerase tankyrase isoform X2 codes for MTLTEKESIMATTRRDVLKISMDPLPSSSDPLRELFEACKLGDIARVRKLVTPTTVNARDTAGRKSTPLHFAAGYGRRDVVEFLLSAGASIQARDDGGLHPLHNACSFGHADVVRLLLEAGASTNTRDNWNYTPLHEAAIKGKIDVCIALLQHGADVNIRNTEGKTPLEVADPVTRPVLTGEYHKDELLEAARSGAEDRLLALLNPINVNCHASDGRRSTPLHLAAGYNRGRVVQLLLQNGADVHAKDKGGLVPLHNACSYGHFEVTEMLIKHGANVNANDLWAFTPLHEAASKSRVEVCSLLLSEGADPYQLNCHSKSSIDVAPTRELQERLAYEYKGHLLIEAARQADNAKLKKCLSADIIGFKHPYSGDTAAHAVCASLYPKRKQVLDLLTRKGAPLNEKNKEFLTPLHIAADNSHYDLMDVLLRNGAKVNALDGLGQTALHRCARDDNVQACRILLSYNVDTSIISLQGYSANQVASDNVLKILQDPPAVPADVESQLLESAKAGDLDQVQRYLGSYPHIVNCRDLDGRHSTPLHFASGYNRVQVVEFLLQQGADVHAKDKGGLVPLHNACSYGHYEVTELLVKHGASVNVADLWKFTPLHEAAAKGKYEIVKLLLKHGADPSKKNRDGATALDLVREGDQDVADLLRGNAALLDAAKKGNLQRVQRLVTSENINCRDAQGRNSTPLHLAAGYNNVEVAEYLLENGADVNAQDKGGLIPLHNASSYGHLDIAALLIKYNTVVNATDKWGFTPLHEAAQKGRTQLCALLFAHGADPFLKNQEGQAPVDLACADDVRCLLQDAMASQQVPTAAAAPTSRPPSIALPPHTPSPSITGSTISGGATAETVVMPSGAAVQLVVPAPAYGSRASVSMGVPEGAATLDTPEDTNEIHSVAKFLQSLTLEHLLDVFDREQITLDILAEMSHEDLKQIGISAYGLRHKLIKGMERLVANCGGLWSTPTNPGTLLVDLLPDDKEFITVEEEMQNSIREHRDNGHAGGVFVKYHIVRIQKVQNRKLWERYTHRRQEVGEENNHQSNERMLFHGSPFINAIVQKGFDERHAYIGGMFGAGIYFAEHSSKSNQYVYGIGGGTGCPTHKDRSCYLCHRHLLLCRVTLGKSFLQFSAMKMAHAPPGHHSVAGRPSAGGLVFPEYVVYRGEQAYPEYFVTYQIVKPEESLSGTESDVR; via the exons GATACGGCAGAAGGGACGTTGTAGAATTCCTCCTCTCAGCCGGAGCTTCAATCCAAGCTAGAGACGACGGGGGTCTGCACCCCCTACACAATGCCTGTTCTTTCGGCCATGCTGACGTTGTACGACTCCTCTTGGAAGCAGGGGCCAGTACCAATACTCGAGATAACTGGAACTACACTCCCCTACATGAAGCGGCAATTAAAGGGAAAATCGACGTGTGCATTGCGCTTCTGCAACATGGAGCAGACGTAAATATTCGCAACACTGAAGGAAAGACTCCATTAGAAGTAGCTGATCCTGTAACGCGACCAGTGCTGACTGGAGAGTACCATAAAGATGAGCTGTTGGAGGCTGCCCGTTCAGGGGCTGAAGACCGGCTTCTAGCCCTTTTAAATCCAATAAATGTCAATTGCCATGCTAGTGATGGGCGTCGATCTACTCCTTTGCATTTAGCTGCTGGATACAACAGAGGAAGGGTGGTTCAGTTGTTGTTACAAAATGGAGCGGACGTTCATGCCAAAGACAAAGG TGGGTTAGTCCCACTTCACAATGCCTGTTCCTATGGTCACTTTGAGGTGACTGAAATGTTGATCAAGCATGGAGCCAATGTAAACGCCAACGATTTATGGGCTTTCACCCCTCTTCATGAAGCAGCCTCAAAGTCTCGAGTTGAAGTTTGTTCTTTACTTCTCAGTGAAG GTGCTGATCCTTATCAACTAAACTGTCACTCAAAATCATCGATTGATGTGGCGCCCACTAGAGAACTGCAAGAGAGATTAGCCT ATGAGTATAAGGGGCATTTGTTGATAGAAGCTGCCAGACAGGCAGATAATGCTAAGCTCAAGAAATGCCTTTCTGCAGATATCATCGGTTTCAAACATCCTTATTCTGGCGACACCGCCGCTCATGCAGTGTGTGCGTCTCTATATCCCAAAAGAAAACAA GTGTTAGATTTGTTGACCAGAAAAGGAGCACCTCTCAACGAGAAAAACAAAGAATTCCTCACTCCTCTTCACATAGCTGCGGATAACTCCCATTATGATCTCATGGATGTTTTATTGAGAAACGGTGCTAAG GTGAATGCTCTTGATGGTTTGGGTCAAACGGCCCTTCACAGATGCGCTCGTGATGACAACGTTCAAGCTTGTAGAATTCTCCTATCTTATAACGTAGACACTTCGATAATCTCTTTGCAAGGCTACAGTGCGAATCAAGTGGCATCGGATAATGTACTTAAAATATTACAAG ATCCCCCAGCAGTTCCTGCAGATGTGGAGAGTCAGCTGTTGGAATCAGCAAAAGCAGGGGATTTAGATCAAGTGCAGAGATATTTAGGATCTTACCCTCATATTGTGAACTGCAG AGATTTAGACGGTAGACACTCAACTCCCTTACATTTTGCTTCCGGTTATAACCGCGTCCAAGTGGTCGAATTTCTGTTGCAACAAGGCGCCGATGTGCACGCTAAAGACAAAgg CGGTTTAGTACCTCTTCACAATGCATGCTCCTATGGACACTACGAAGTGACTGAATTATTAGTCAAGCATGGAGCTAGCGTAAACGTGGCggatttatggaaatttacgCCATTGCATGAGGCTGCAGCTAaaggaaaatacgaaattgttaaattgcTTCTCAAG CATGGCGCGGATCCTAGTAAAAAAAACAGAGACGGAGCTACTGCTCTGGATCTGGTGCGTGAAGGAGACCAAGATGTTGCCGACCTTTTGCGTGGTAATGCGGCCCTGCTGGACGCGGCTAAAAAAGGCAATTTACAGAGAGTTCAAAGACTGGTCACATCAGAAAACATTAATTGCCGAGATGCTCAGGGGAGAAATTCAACTCCACTGCATTTGGCGG CTGGATATAATAACGTGGAGGTAGCAGAGTATCTCTTGGAAAACGGGGCAGATGTTAATGCTCAAGACAAAGGGGGTTTGATTCCTTTGCACAACGCCTCGAGTTATGGTCACTTAGATATTGCTGCTCTCTTAATCAAGTATAATACAGTAGTAAACGCCACAGATAAATGGGGATTCACGCCATTGCATGAGGCTGCACAGAAGGGCCGAACGCAGCTGTGCGCCCTTTTG ttcgCCCATGGAGCTGATCCATTCCTGAAAAATCAGGAAGGACAAGCTCCGGTAGACTTAGCGTGTGCCGATGATGTTCGCTGCCTCTTGCAGGATGCCATGGCCTCCCAACAAG TACCAACAGCAGCAGCAGCCCCTACATCTAGACCGCCTTCCATAGCTTTGCCGCCCCACACTCCGAGTCCATCCATTACAGGAAGCACCATAAGTGGAGGCGCCACAGCAGAGACGGTGGTAATGCCTTCTGGGGCTGCTGTGCAACTTGTCGTGCCAGCTCCGGCCTACGGCAGCAGGGCTAGTGTATCCATGGGAGTTCCTGAAG gtGCCGCCACTTTGGATACTCCTGAAGATACTAACGAAATCCATTCTGTGGCCAAATTTCTGCAATCGCTGACTTTAGAGCATCTGCTGGATGTCTTCGACAGGGAGCAGATCACTTTAGACATTTTAGCCGAAATGAGCCATGAAGACTTGAAACAAATTGGAATATCTGCGTACGGTCTTAGGCATAAACTCATCAAAG GGATGGAGAGATTGGTGGCTAATTGTGGAGGACTATGGTCGACGCCGACCAATCCTGGAACTCTTTTAGTTGATCTATTGCCAGATGATAAAGAGTTCATTACAGTAGAAGAAGAGATGCAGAACAGCATTAGAGAGCATAGGGACAACGGGCATGCTGGAGGAGTGTTCGTTAAATACCACATTGTTAGa ATCCAAAAAGTCCAGAATAGGAAGCTTTGGGAACGATATACGCATCGTAGACAAGAAGTTGGGGAAGAGAATAATCACCAATCCAATGAACGCATGCTCTTTCACGGATCGCCGTTTATTAACGCAATTGTCCAGAAGGGTTTTGATGAGCGGCATGCTTATATTGGAG GAATGTTTGGTGCGGGAATATACTTCGCGGAGCATTCCTCAAAGAGCAATCAATATGTTTACGGAATCGGAGGCGGTACTGGGTGTCCCACTCACAAAGACCGAAGTTGCTACTTGTGTCACAg GCATCTGTTGCTATGTCGAGTTACCCTCGGAAAGTCATTTCTGCAATTTAGCGCTATGAAAATGGCCCACGCTCCTCCTGGCCACCATTCAGTAGCGGGCAGACCATCTGCGGGCGGGCTGGTATTCCCAG AATACGTAGTCTATCGGGGAGAACAAGCCTACCCAGAGTATTTTGTCACGTACCAAATAGTAAAGCCCGAGGAGAGTTTAAGTGGAACAGAGTCGGATGTTAGATGA
- the Tnks gene encoding poly [ADP-ribose] polymerase tankyrase isoform X1, which translates to MTLTEKESIMATTRRDVLKISMDPLPSSSDPLRELFEACKLGDIARVRKLVTPTTVNARDTAGRKSTPLHFAAGYGRRDVVEFLLSAGASIQARDDGGLHPLHNACSFGHADVVRLLLEAGASTNTRDNWNYTPLHEAAIKGKIDVCIALLQHGADVNIRNTEGKTPLEVADPVTRPVLTGEYHKDELLEAARSGAEDRLLALLNPINVNCHASDGRRSTPLHLAAGYNRGRVVQLLLQNGADVHAKDKGGLVPLHNACSYGHFEVTEMLIKHGANVNANDLWAFTPLHEAASKSRVEVCSLLLSEGADPYQLNCHSKSSIDVAPTRELQERLAYEYKGHLLIEAARQADNAKLKKCLSADIIGFKHPYSGDTAAHAVCASLYPKRKQVLDLLTRKGAPLNEKNKEFLTPLHIAADNSHYDLMDVLLRNGAKVNALDGLGQTALHRCARDDNVQACRILLSYNVDTSIISLQGYSANQVASDNVLKILQDPPAVPADVESQLLESAKAGDLDQVQRYLGSYPHIVNCRDLDGRHSTPLHFASGYNRVQVVEFLLQQGADVHAKDKGGLVPLHNACSYGHYEVTELLVKHGASVNVADLWKFTPLHEAAAKGKYEIVKLLLKHGADPSKKNRDGATALDLVREGDQDVADLLRGNAALLDAAKKGNLQRVQRLVTSENINCRDAQGRNSTPLHLAAGYNNVEVAEYLLENGADVNAQDKGGLIPLHNASSYGHLDIAALLIKYNTVVNATDKWGFTPLHEAAQKGRTQLCALLFAHGADPFLKNQEGQAPVDLACADDVRCLLQDAMASQQAVPTAAAAPTSRPPSIALPPHTPSPSITGSTISGGATAETVVMPSGAAVQLVVPAPAYGSRASVSMGVPEGAATLDTPEDTNEIHSVAKFLQSLTLEHLLDVFDREQITLDILAEMSHEDLKQIGISAYGLRHKLIKGMERLVANCGGLWSTPTNPGTLLVDLLPDDKEFITVEEEMQNSIREHRDNGHAGGVFVKYHIVRIQKVQNRKLWERYTHRRQEVGEENNHQSNERMLFHGSPFINAIVQKGFDERHAYIGGMFGAGIYFAEHSSKSNQYVYGIGGGTGCPTHKDRSCYLCHRHLLLCRVTLGKSFLQFSAMKMAHAPPGHHSVAGRPSAGGLVFPEYVVYRGEQAYPEYFVTYQIVKPEESLSGTESDVR; encoded by the exons GATACGGCAGAAGGGACGTTGTAGAATTCCTCCTCTCAGCCGGAGCTTCAATCCAAGCTAGAGACGACGGGGGTCTGCACCCCCTACACAATGCCTGTTCTTTCGGCCATGCTGACGTTGTACGACTCCTCTTGGAAGCAGGGGCCAGTACCAATACTCGAGATAACTGGAACTACACTCCCCTACATGAAGCGGCAATTAAAGGGAAAATCGACGTGTGCATTGCGCTTCTGCAACATGGAGCAGACGTAAATATTCGCAACACTGAAGGAAAGACTCCATTAGAAGTAGCTGATCCTGTAACGCGACCAGTGCTGACTGGAGAGTACCATAAAGATGAGCTGTTGGAGGCTGCCCGTTCAGGGGCTGAAGACCGGCTTCTAGCCCTTTTAAATCCAATAAATGTCAATTGCCATGCTAGTGATGGGCGTCGATCTACTCCTTTGCATTTAGCTGCTGGATACAACAGAGGAAGGGTGGTTCAGTTGTTGTTACAAAATGGAGCGGACGTTCATGCCAAAGACAAAGG TGGGTTAGTCCCACTTCACAATGCCTGTTCCTATGGTCACTTTGAGGTGACTGAAATGTTGATCAAGCATGGAGCCAATGTAAACGCCAACGATTTATGGGCTTTCACCCCTCTTCATGAAGCAGCCTCAAAGTCTCGAGTTGAAGTTTGTTCTTTACTTCTCAGTGAAG GTGCTGATCCTTATCAACTAAACTGTCACTCAAAATCATCGATTGATGTGGCGCCCACTAGAGAACTGCAAGAGAGATTAGCCT ATGAGTATAAGGGGCATTTGTTGATAGAAGCTGCCAGACAGGCAGATAATGCTAAGCTCAAGAAATGCCTTTCTGCAGATATCATCGGTTTCAAACATCCTTATTCTGGCGACACCGCCGCTCATGCAGTGTGTGCGTCTCTATATCCCAAAAGAAAACAA GTGTTAGATTTGTTGACCAGAAAAGGAGCACCTCTCAACGAGAAAAACAAAGAATTCCTCACTCCTCTTCACATAGCTGCGGATAACTCCCATTATGATCTCATGGATGTTTTATTGAGAAACGGTGCTAAG GTGAATGCTCTTGATGGTTTGGGTCAAACGGCCCTTCACAGATGCGCTCGTGATGACAACGTTCAAGCTTGTAGAATTCTCCTATCTTATAACGTAGACACTTCGATAATCTCTTTGCAAGGCTACAGTGCGAATCAAGTGGCATCGGATAATGTACTTAAAATATTACAAG ATCCCCCAGCAGTTCCTGCAGATGTGGAGAGTCAGCTGTTGGAATCAGCAAAAGCAGGGGATTTAGATCAAGTGCAGAGATATTTAGGATCTTACCCTCATATTGTGAACTGCAG AGATTTAGACGGTAGACACTCAACTCCCTTACATTTTGCTTCCGGTTATAACCGCGTCCAAGTGGTCGAATTTCTGTTGCAACAAGGCGCCGATGTGCACGCTAAAGACAAAgg CGGTTTAGTACCTCTTCACAATGCATGCTCCTATGGACACTACGAAGTGACTGAATTATTAGTCAAGCATGGAGCTAGCGTAAACGTGGCggatttatggaaatttacgCCATTGCATGAGGCTGCAGCTAaaggaaaatacgaaattgttaaattgcTTCTCAAG CATGGCGCGGATCCTAGTAAAAAAAACAGAGACGGAGCTACTGCTCTGGATCTGGTGCGTGAAGGAGACCAAGATGTTGCCGACCTTTTGCGTGGTAATGCGGCCCTGCTGGACGCGGCTAAAAAAGGCAATTTACAGAGAGTTCAAAGACTGGTCACATCAGAAAACATTAATTGCCGAGATGCTCAGGGGAGAAATTCAACTCCACTGCATTTGGCGG CTGGATATAATAACGTGGAGGTAGCAGAGTATCTCTTGGAAAACGGGGCAGATGTTAATGCTCAAGACAAAGGGGGTTTGATTCCTTTGCACAACGCCTCGAGTTATGGTCACTTAGATATTGCTGCTCTCTTAATCAAGTATAATACAGTAGTAAACGCCACAGATAAATGGGGATTCACGCCATTGCATGAGGCTGCACAGAAGGGCCGAACGCAGCTGTGCGCCCTTTTG ttcgCCCATGGAGCTGATCCATTCCTGAAAAATCAGGAAGGACAAGCTCCGGTAGACTTAGCGTGTGCCGATGATGTTCGCTGCCTCTTGCAGGATGCCATGGCCTCCCAACAAG CAGTACCAACAGCAGCAGCAGCCCCTACATCTAGACCGCCTTCCATAGCTTTGCCGCCCCACACTCCGAGTCCATCCATTACAGGAAGCACCATAAGTGGAGGCGCCACAGCAGAGACGGTGGTAATGCCTTCTGGGGCTGCTGTGCAACTTGTCGTGCCAGCTCCGGCCTACGGCAGCAGGGCTAGTGTATCCATGGGAGTTCCTGAAG gtGCCGCCACTTTGGATACTCCTGAAGATACTAACGAAATCCATTCTGTGGCCAAATTTCTGCAATCGCTGACTTTAGAGCATCTGCTGGATGTCTTCGACAGGGAGCAGATCACTTTAGACATTTTAGCCGAAATGAGCCATGAAGACTTGAAACAAATTGGAATATCTGCGTACGGTCTTAGGCATAAACTCATCAAAG GGATGGAGAGATTGGTGGCTAATTGTGGAGGACTATGGTCGACGCCGACCAATCCTGGAACTCTTTTAGTTGATCTATTGCCAGATGATAAAGAGTTCATTACAGTAGAAGAAGAGATGCAGAACAGCATTAGAGAGCATAGGGACAACGGGCATGCTGGAGGAGTGTTCGTTAAATACCACATTGTTAGa ATCCAAAAAGTCCAGAATAGGAAGCTTTGGGAACGATATACGCATCGTAGACAAGAAGTTGGGGAAGAGAATAATCACCAATCCAATGAACGCATGCTCTTTCACGGATCGCCGTTTATTAACGCAATTGTCCAGAAGGGTTTTGATGAGCGGCATGCTTATATTGGAG GAATGTTTGGTGCGGGAATATACTTCGCGGAGCATTCCTCAAAGAGCAATCAATATGTTTACGGAATCGGAGGCGGTACTGGGTGTCCCACTCACAAAGACCGAAGTTGCTACTTGTGTCACAg GCATCTGTTGCTATGTCGAGTTACCCTCGGAAAGTCATTTCTGCAATTTAGCGCTATGAAAATGGCCCACGCTCCTCCTGGCCACCATTCAGTAGCGGGCAGACCATCTGCGGGCGGGCTGGTATTCCCAG AATACGTAGTCTATCGGGGAGAACAAGCCTACCCAGAGTATTTTGTCACGTACCAAATAGTAAAGCCCGAGGAGAGTTTAAGTGGAACAGAGTCGGATGTTAGATGA
- the Tnks gene encoding poly [ADP-ribose] polymerase tankyrase isoform X3: MATTRRDVLKISMDPLPSSSDPLRELFEACKLGDIARVRKLVTPTTVNARDTAGRKSTPLHFAAGYGRRDVVEFLLSAGASIQARDDGGLHPLHNACSFGHADVVRLLLEAGASTNTRDNWNYTPLHEAAIKGKIDVCIALLQHGADVNIRNTEGKTPLEVADPVTRPVLTGEYHKDELLEAARSGAEDRLLALLNPINVNCHASDGRRSTPLHLAAGYNRGRVVQLLLQNGADVHAKDKGGLVPLHNACSYGHFEVTEMLIKHGANVNANDLWAFTPLHEAASKSRVEVCSLLLSEGADPYQLNCHSKSSIDVAPTRELQERLAYEYKGHLLIEAARQADNAKLKKCLSADIIGFKHPYSGDTAAHAVCASLYPKRKQVLDLLTRKGAPLNEKNKEFLTPLHIAADNSHYDLMDVLLRNGAKVNALDGLGQTALHRCARDDNVQACRILLSYNVDTSIISLQGYSANQVASDNVLKILQDPPAVPADVESQLLESAKAGDLDQVQRYLGSYPHIVNCRDLDGRHSTPLHFASGYNRVQVVEFLLQQGADVHAKDKGGLVPLHNACSYGHYEVTELLVKHGASVNVADLWKFTPLHEAAAKGKYEIVKLLLKHGADPSKKNRDGATALDLVREGDQDVADLLRGNAALLDAAKKGNLQRVQRLVTSENINCRDAQGRNSTPLHLAAGYNNVEVAEYLLENGADVNAQDKGGLIPLHNASSYGHLDIAALLIKYNTVVNATDKWGFTPLHEAAQKGRTQLCALLFAHGADPFLKNQEGQAPVDLACADDVRCLLQDAMASQQAVPTAAAAPTSRPPSIALPPHTPSPSITGSTISGGATAETVVMPSGAAVQLVVPAPAYGSRASVSMGVPEGAATLDTPEDTNEIHSVAKFLQSLTLEHLLDVFDREQITLDILAEMSHEDLKQIGISAYGLRHKLIKGMERLVANCGGLWSTPTNPGTLLVDLLPDDKEFITVEEEMQNSIREHRDNGHAGGVFVKYHIVRIQKVQNRKLWERYTHRRQEVGEENNHQSNERMLFHGSPFINAIVQKGFDERHAYIGGMFGAGIYFAEHSSKSNQYVYGIGGGTGCPTHKDRSCYLCHRHLLLCRVTLGKSFLQFSAMKMAHAPPGHHSVAGRPSAGGLVFPEYVVYRGEQAYPEYFVTYQIVKPEESLSGTESDVR, translated from the exons GATACGGCAGAAGGGACGTTGTAGAATTCCTCCTCTCAGCCGGAGCTTCAATCCAAGCTAGAGACGACGGGGGTCTGCACCCCCTACACAATGCCTGTTCTTTCGGCCATGCTGACGTTGTACGACTCCTCTTGGAAGCAGGGGCCAGTACCAATACTCGAGATAACTGGAACTACACTCCCCTACATGAAGCGGCAATTAAAGGGAAAATCGACGTGTGCATTGCGCTTCTGCAACATGGAGCAGACGTAAATATTCGCAACACTGAAGGAAAGACTCCATTAGAAGTAGCTGATCCTGTAACGCGACCAGTGCTGACTGGAGAGTACCATAAAGATGAGCTGTTGGAGGCTGCCCGTTCAGGGGCTGAAGACCGGCTTCTAGCCCTTTTAAATCCAATAAATGTCAATTGCCATGCTAGTGATGGGCGTCGATCTACTCCTTTGCATTTAGCTGCTGGATACAACAGAGGAAGGGTGGTTCAGTTGTTGTTACAAAATGGAGCGGACGTTCATGCCAAAGACAAAGG TGGGTTAGTCCCACTTCACAATGCCTGTTCCTATGGTCACTTTGAGGTGACTGAAATGTTGATCAAGCATGGAGCCAATGTAAACGCCAACGATTTATGGGCTTTCACCCCTCTTCATGAAGCAGCCTCAAAGTCTCGAGTTGAAGTTTGTTCTTTACTTCTCAGTGAAG GTGCTGATCCTTATCAACTAAACTGTCACTCAAAATCATCGATTGATGTGGCGCCCACTAGAGAACTGCAAGAGAGATTAGCCT ATGAGTATAAGGGGCATTTGTTGATAGAAGCTGCCAGACAGGCAGATAATGCTAAGCTCAAGAAATGCCTTTCTGCAGATATCATCGGTTTCAAACATCCTTATTCTGGCGACACCGCCGCTCATGCAGTGTGTGCGTCTCTATATCCCAAAAGAAAACAA GTGTTAGATTTGTTGACCAGAAAAGGAGCACCTCTCAACGAGAAAAACAAAGAATTCCTCACTCCTCTTCACATAGCTGCGGATAACTCCCATTATGATCTCATGGATGTTTTATTGAGAAACGGTGCTAAG GTGAATGCTCTTGATGGTTTGGGTCAAACGGCCCTTCACAGATGCGCTCGTGATGACAACGTTCAAGCTTGTAGAATTCTCCTATCTTATAACGTAGACACTTCGATAATCTCTTTGCAAGGCTACAGTGCGAATCAAGTGGCATCGGATAATGTACTTAAAATATTACAAG ATCCCCCAGCAGTTCCTGCAGATGTGGAGAGTCAGCTGTTGGAATCAGCAAAAGCAGGGGATTTAGATCAAGTGCAGAGATATTTAGGATCTTACCCTCATATTGTGAACTGCAG AGATTTAGACGGTAGACACTCAACTCCCTTACATTTTGCTTCCGGTTATAACCGCGTCCAAGTGGTCGAATTTCTGTTGCAACAAGGCGCCGATGTGCACGCTAAAGACAAAgg CGGTTTAGTACCTCTTCACAATGCATGCTCCTATGGACACTACGAAGTGACTGAATTATTAGTCAAGCATGGAGCTAGCGTAAACGTGGCggatttatggaaatttacgCCATTGCATGAGGCTGCAGCTAaaggaaaatacgaaattgttaaattgcTTCTCAAG CATGGCGCGGATCCTAGTAAAAAAAACAGAGACGGAGCTACTGCTCTGGATCTGGTGCGTGAAGGAGACCAAGATGTTGCCGACCTTTTGCGTGGTAATGCGGCCCTGCTGGACGCGGCTAAAAAAGGCAATTTACAGAGAGTTCAAAGACTGGTCACATCAGAAAACATTAATTGCCGAGATGCTCAGGGGAGAAATTCAACTCCACTGCATTTGGCGG CTGGATATAATAACGTGGAGGTAGCAGAGTATCTCTTGGAAAACGGGGCAGATGTTAATGCTCAAGACAAAGGGGGTTTGATTCCTTTGCACAACGCCTCGAGTTATGGTCACTTAGATATTGCTGCTCTCTTAATCAAGTATAATACAGTAGTAAACGCCACAGATAAATGGGGATTCACGCCATTGCATGAGGCTGCACAGAAGGGCCGAACGCAGCTGTGCGCCCTTTTG ttcgCCCATGGAGCTGATCCATTCCTGAAAAATCAGGAAGGACAAGCTCCGGTAGACTTAGCGTGTGCCGATGATGTTCGCTGCCTCTTGCAGGATGCCATGGCCTCCCAACAAG CAGTACCAACAGCAGCAGCAGCCCCTACATCTAGACCGCCTTCCATAGCTTTGCCGCCCCACACTCCGAGTCCATCCATTACAGGAAGCACCATAAGTGGAGGCGCCACAGCAGAGACGGTGGTAATGCCTTCTGGGGCTGCTGTGCAACTTGTCGTGCCAGCTCCGGCCTACGGCAGCAGGGCTAGTGTATCCATGGGAGTTCCTGAAG gtGCCGCCACTTTGGATACTCCTGAAGATACTAACGAAATCCATTCTGTGGCCAAATTTCTGCAATCGCTGACTTTAGAGCATCTGCTGGATGTCTTCGACAGGGAGCAGATCACTTTAGACATTTTAGCCGAAATGAGCCATGAAGACTTGAAACAAATTGGAATATCTGCGTACGGTCTTAGGCATAAACTCATCAAAG GGATGGAGAGATTGGTGGCTAATTGTGGAGGACTATGGTCGACGCCGACCAATCCTGGAACTCTTTTAGTTGATCTATTGCCAGATGATAAAGAGTTCATTACAGTAGAAGAAGAGATGCAGAACAGCATTAGAGAGCATAGGGACAACGGGCATGCTGGAGGAGTGTTCGTTAAATACCACATTGTTAGa ATCCAAAAAGTCCAGAATAGGAAGCTTTGGGAACGATATACGCATCGTAGACAAGAAGTTGGGGAAGAGAATAATCACCAATCCAATGAACGCATGCTCTTTCACGGATCGCCGTTTATTAACGCAATTGTCCAGAAGGGTTTTGATGAGCGGCATGCTTATATTGGAG GAATGTTTGGTGCGGGAATATACTTCGCGGAGCATTCCTCAAAGAGCAATCAATATGTTTACGGAATCGGAGGCGGTACTGGGTGTCCCACTCACAAAGACCGAAGTTGCTACTTGTGTCACAg GCATCTGTTGCTATGTCGAGTTACCCTCGGAAAGTCATTTCTGCAATTTAGCGCTATGAAAATGGCCCACGCTCCTCCTGGCCACCATTCAGTAGCGGGCAGACCATCTGCGGGCGGGCTGGTATTCCCAG AATACGTAGTCTATCGGGGAGAACAAGCCTACCCAGAGTATTTTGTCACGTACCAAATAGTAAAGCCCGAGGAGAGTTTAAGTGGAACAGAGTCGGATGTTAGATGA